One window from the genome of Gimesia aquarii encodes:
- a CDS encoding HEAT repeat domain-containing protein, whose amino-acid sequence MRQSICSSQVISRVGTLIARPAGFSLLVVGLLFSSNSSLLGQQPAPPAKPVADQPNANPAAPPKDDALDKIKELMTIEEAVNFRKTKLRKFDDLLRSGKISGNADKKLIAEGARYELYLMTMKQNPHKPAEKTDLKKLRLNILRDIQFSGRVSGNSQARELYLAELTKRAEDLFNNHRLVRFNAVVLLSQLDLKDEDRRKKVKRTAYTLAYAPLVKIISSKTQPVELKIIAANGLGRIGRMGDPTNALRIKIVEAIIPELEQSQKEHSWYQRSLVDALGSLNITDNLARRPIVVNALLKTMSDPKRTWGVRSAAAYNLGKLPLKANSDIKLITYSIVDLTRKMVAAYNQNNNARFWKRCFWNVYLAFKPEFANQNNGLFKKQVNQTVVNDAYKQIIKPVATILQPGPAPKIPAETTKSMDNWLKKNLPKNFRVAPGQVKPPNQKVAEGN is encoded by the coding sequence GTGCGACAATCCATATGCTCGTCTCAGGTCATTTCACGAGTTGGAACACTGATTGCCAGGCCTGCAGGGTTTTCTCTGCTGGTGGTTGGGTTGCTTTTTTCGTCCAATTCGTCGCTTCTCGGCCAACAACCCGCTCCTCCCGCTAAACCGGTTGCTGATCAACCAAACGCAAATCCAGCTGCTCCACCCAAGGATGACGCTCTTGATAAAATTAAGGAATTAATGACGATTGAAGAGGCGGTAAACTTTCGCAAAACAAAATTGAGAAAATTCGACGATTTGCTTCGTAGCGGAAAAATCAGTGGCAATGCAGATAAGAAACTTATCGCCGAAGGAGCCCGCTACGAACTTTACCTGATGACAATGAAACAGAATCCACATAAGCCCGCAGAAAAAACGGATCTTAAAAAGCTCCGGTTAAATATTCTACGTGACATTCAGTTTTCTGGCCGTGTCTCAGGCAACAGTCAAGCGAGAGAACTTTACCTGGCAGAGTTGACGAAGCGTGCTGAAGACCTGTTTAATAATCACCGTCTCGTTCGTTTCAATGCCGTCGTCTTACTGTCACAGTTGGACCTGAAAGATGAAGACAGGCGCAAGAAAGTAAAACGAACTGCTTACACTCTGGCTTATGCTCCACTGGTAAAAATCATCAGTTCAAAAACTCAACCCGTTGAATTGAAAATTATCGCTGCAAATGGCCTGGGTCGCATTGGAAGAATGGGTGACCCCACGAATGCCTTGCGAATCAAAATCGTAGAGGCGATCATTCCTGAACTAGAACAATCACAAAAAGAACATTCCTGGTATCAACGAAGCCTGGTCGATGCATTGGGTTCGTTGAATATTACAGACAATTTGGCACGACGCCCTATTGTTGTGAATGCTTTATTGAAAACCATGAGCGATCCGAAGCGCACTTGGGGAGTTCGTTCGGCTGCAGCCTATAATCTTGGTAAACTACCACTCAAAGCGAACTCTGATATCAAACTGATCACGTATTCAATCGTAGATCTAACCCGCAAAATGGTCGCCGCGTATAATCAAAATAATAATGCCCGCTTCTGGAAACGCTGCTTTTGGAATGTTTATCTGGCTTTCAAACCTGAATTCGCCAATCAAAATAATGGTTTATTCAAAAAACAAGTCAATCAAACGGTAGTTAATGATGCTTACAAGCAAATCATTAAGCCCGTTGCTACAATACTTCAACCAGGACCAGCTCCAAAAATTCCTGCAGAAACCACTAAGTCCATGGATAACTGGTTGAAAAAAAATCTCCCTAAAAACTTTCGAGTCGCCCCCGGTCAAGTTAAGCCTCCGAACCAGAAAGTTGCTGAAGGTAACTAA
- a CDS encoding histone deacetylase family protein: MTVFFQSHFFLQHETGNHPECSDRLKNIFDLLSTEKISDLIRIDNQRNATIQEIQLVHSPEYLNEIKQFCTEGGGRIESDTIVSSHSYEVACHAAGCALEAVKQVLEGQTQRAFCAIRPPGHHALVDQAMGFCLLNNVAIAARHAIEQYQLRRVLIIDWDVHHGNGTQDIFYEDENVHFFSVHRAPFYPGTGAANETGVGKGLGTIWNLPLSFGVSRDDYFSRFERMLIDAAQRCRPELILISAGFDAHREDPVGSLGLESDDFGELTRIVLNTANEYCEGRVVSLLEGGYNPQKLAESTVSHLTVLSDA; encoded by the coding sequence ATGACTGTTTTTTTTCAGAGTCATTTTTTTTTGCAGCATGAGACAGGTAACCATCCTGAATGTTCGGATCGTTTAAAAAACATTTTCGACCTTCTCTCAACAGAAAAAATATCGGATCTAATAAGAATTGATAATCAAAGAAACGCAACTATCCAGGAAATACAGCTTGTACATTCTCCAGAATACTTGAATGAGATAAAGCAGTTCTGTACTGAAGGGGGAGGCAGGATCGAGTCAGATACTATTGTTTCATCACACTCTTACGAAGTTGCATGTCATGCAGCGGGCTGCGCACTTGAAGCCGTAAAGCAAGTTCTTGAGGGGCAAACACAAAGAGCATTTTGTGCAATTCGACCACCGGGTCATCATGCATTGGTAGATCAGGCAATGGGTTTTTGTTTGTTGAACAACGTTGCTATCGCAGCGCGGCATGCTATAGAACAATATCAGTTGCGTCGGGTTCTTATTATTGATTGGGATGTCCATCACGGTAATGGAACACAGGATATTTTCTATGAAGATGAAAACGTTCATTTCTTTTCCGTCCACCGTGCTCCATTTTATCCTGGCACTGGTGCAGCAAATGAAACAGGGGTAGGCAAGGGACTGGGTACAATCTGGAACCTGCCTCTTTCTTTTGGAGTTTCTCGAGATGACTATTTCTCTCGATTTGAGCGCATGTTAATTGATGCTGCCCAGAGATGTCGTCCGGAATTGATTCTGATCAGTGCAGGCTTTGACGCGCATCGCGAGGACCCGGTTGGCTCACTGGGATTAGAAAGCGATGATTTTGGAGAATTAACCAGGATTGTTTTGAATACAGCGAATGAATACTGTGAAGGAAGAGTAGTCAGTTTACTGGAAGGAGGCTACAACCCTCAAAAGTTAGCAGAGTCAACCGTCAGTCATCTAACAGTATTAAGCGATGCGTAA
- a CDS encoding prenyltransferase/squalene oxidase repeat-containing protein: MQKVLTFLLVFGWLCLSDAGILSAKNRDPKVQKAITNALEYLAREQRRQGYWEANGGQYRVAMTALAGNALLAEGSTTTRGKYAKNIKNAVDYLLEMSQPNGLIGYKNDYHYTYGHGYSMVFLSQVYGEEEDSVRRKELKTALMKAVGFCASAQTTRGGWGYVSAKDGNDFDEGSTCITQVQGLRACRNAGIPVDKKIIDRAKKYIADCTTPEGGVQYSIRGGGARPAITAAACAALFNAGEYDSDQLKNMLEYSRKNIWPGGSTNRYFGHWHYAHFYYAQVMYRGDTKNWEKYIKDIGQQIIRKQSASGAWMEGHVGPVYTTAINATILQLDNGYLPIYQK; this comes from the coding sequence ATGCAAAAAGTTCTGACTTTTCTTTTGGTATTCGGTTGGCTATGCCTCTCTGACGCAGGGATCTTGTCTGCTAAAAATCGGGACCCGAAAGTTCAAAAAGCAATCACCAATGCTTTAGAATACCTGGCAAGAGAACAACGTCGACAGGGATACTGGGAAGCGAATGGCGGTCAGTACCGCGTTGCCATGACCGCACTGGCCGGGAATGCACTTTTGGCAGAAGGCTCTACAACAACGCGTGGAAAATATGCAAAAAACATTAAAAACGCGGTAGATTATCTTCTTGAAATGAGCCAGCCAAATGGATTAATTGGCTATAAGAACGACTATCATTACACCTATGGTCATGGTTATTCGATGGTCTTTTTGTCGCAAGTTTATGGAGAAGAAGAAGACTCAGTGCGACGAAAAGAATTGAAAACAGCACTGATGAAAGCAGTCGGCTTCTGTGCCAGCGCGCAAACGACTCGCGGCGGTTGGGGCTATGTTTCAGCGAAAGATGGGAACGATTTTGACGAAGGCTCAACCTGTATAACACAAGTCCAGGGATTAAGAGCCTGTCGCAATGCGGGTATCCCGGTCGATAAAAAAATTATTGATCGTGCGAAAAAATATATTGCCGACTGCACTACTCCAGAAGGTGGCGTTCAATATAGTATTCGTGGTGGTGGAGCAAGACCTGCCATCACTGCTGCTGCTTGTGCTGCCTTATTTAATGCTGGCGAATATGACTCTGATCAACTGAAAAATATGTTAGAATACAGTCGAAAGAACATTTGGCCCGGTGGTAGTACGAATCGGTATTTTGGTCACTGGCATTACGCGCACTTTTACTATGCTCAGGTGATGTACCGAGGAGATACCAAAAATTGGGAAAAGTATATTAAGGATATTGGCCAGCAAATCATCCGCAAACAATCAGCCTCTGGAGCCTGGATGGAAGGCCATGTTGGTCCCGTTTATACTACTGCGATTAATGCGACCATACTTCAATTGGATAATGGTTACCTACCCATTTACCAGAAGTAA
- a CDS encoding 2Fe-2S iron-sulfur cluster-binding protein, with the protein MPKLTVENVGEFDVEAGKRLVLALTDDAHIDQLHACGGASRCTTCRVEFVEGEPGQMTVAEKNTLEAREVSDCRLSCQILCDHDMTVRVISRLEGSGRADAGNRPKDDIEPQPVEWTDK; encoded by the coding sequence ATGCCAAAACTGACTGTGGAAAATGTAGGAGAGTTTGATGTGGAAGCAGGTAAGCGACTCGTACTAGCCTTAACCGATGATGCCCATATTGATCAATTACATGCTTGTGGTGGAGCAAGTCGCTGTACGACATGTCGAGTTGAGTTCGTTGAAGGTGAGCCAGGTCAAATGACCGTAGCCGAGAAAAACACTCTTGAAGCCCGTGAAGTATCTGATTGCCGATTAAGTTGTCAAATTCTTTGCGACCATGATATGACTGTCCGTGTTATAAGCCGCCTGGAAGGAAGTGGTCGAGCCGATGCCGGTAACAGACCTAAAGACGATATTGAACCACAACCTGTCGAATGGACTGACAAGTAA